The genomic window GGAGTTCGCCACGGACGCGGAACCGGCCGGCCAGCTCACGAGCCCCGGCTGCATACATCCAGCGACCGGGATCCCCAGCGCAAGGCCGCCGACCGCGATCAGGAATCGTATCCGGCATCTCACCCGCATCATCCTCGCAGGCGATCCGTCGCGCCCGAGGCGCATTCTCTGCGCGTCGGTTCACGGCCTGACATCAGAGCCCGTTGCCTACTATCGGCCGCATTCGACCGGCGCGTTCACCGCGACTGGGACGGTATCGCTTCGATGAGCGTGTCCCCGCGTTCGCGCCGGATCGACATGGAATTCCTATTGCCCCGCTTCCCTCCTGCCGTATCCTGAAAGAAGAAGGCTCTTGCGCCCGCTACGTCCATCCGTCCGAGAGTCCCGTCATGCCTCGCCACCTGCGACGAACTCGGCTCACCTGGATCGCCCTCGCGGCGATCATGGGCATGGCCTGGTCCGGGGCGGCGACGGCATGCTCCATGGATTCCGGCTCCGGCTGTTGCTGCGTGGCCGCGACCCCCGAGAAGATCGGGTGCTGCTCGAAGGTCGCCGAGGAGCCGCCCTCGGCCTCCTCGGACCATCAGGTTGCTCCGCTGCGCCTCATCCCGGTCGAGGCCCGGTCCTGCAACGCCTACCTTTGCGGCGGTCCGGCGCCCGCCCCGGGGGACCGCCCCAGGCCGGCCCCGGGATCGGTGGAAGGATCGAAGTCGGTCGTTCCCTGCTCCCTCGCCGCGATGGCCGGCGTCGCGCCATGGCGTGCGGATCGTGGGCCGGACGAGGCAGCCGCCCCGCCAGATCCCGCTATCCCGATCTACCTGCGCACCTTGCGCCTCATCTTCTGATCCACTCCCGCCGGGAATCCGTCCGCGTCGCGCGGATCGGGATCTTAGTATCGCAGGTCCCCTGCCCTTCGTATCGGACCGAATCGAAGCGATGGCCCTGTAGGCGCCGGACGGCCCACGAGCCGGCGCGGGAGTGAGTCGAGATGAACGCCGAGGGTTCGTCTGTCCGTGACGGCGACGGGAATGGCGAGGCTGCGGCCCCGGAATTGAGCCGGTGGCAGAAGGTCCGCCTGGTCGTCAAGGTGGTGGAGTTGCGGCTGCGGTTCGTGGCGATCATGGCCGCGACGGGGCTGACCTTCGCCTACTGGGACACGCTCCGGAGCTACTACGAGAAGCACACGCGGCCGCCGGTCGAGGTCGCCGACGCGTCGGCCGGACACGAATTCTTCTGCCCGATGCACCCGGCCGTCGTCCAGGCGGAGCCCGGGAACTGCCCCATCTGCGGCATGCCCCTCTCGAAACGGAAGAAAGGGGAGAAGGCCGCGCTGCCGGAGGGGGTGGTTTCCCGCGTCCAGCTCGCGCCGTTCCGGGTGATCCAGGCCGGCATCCGCACGGTCGAGCCGGAGGCCGTGCCCCTCTCGGAGAGCCTGACGACCGTGGGCACGGTGAGCTTCGACGAGCGGAGGCTCGCCCGGATCTCGTCGAAGCTGAAGGGCATGTCGCGGGTGGAGTCGCTCGCGGTCAACTTCACGGGGGTGTCGGTGAAGGCCGGCGACGTCCTCGCCGAGGTGTACAGCCCGGAGCTCTACCAGACCGTCCGCGAGCTGCTGCTGGCCCGGGAGCGGGCTCGCGAGCTTTCGAGCCTGGGGGGCGGCACGGGCTCGACGGCCCGCGCGCTCCTCGGCGGCGGCGAGGACCTCGCCCGCCTGGCCGAGGAGAAGCTCTCGCTCTGGGGCATCACGAAGGTGCAGGTCGACGAGATCCTCCGCGAGGGCAAGGCGAGCCCGCGGATGCGGATCGTCGCCCCGACCGGCGGCGTGGTCGTCCGCAAGAACGTGGTCGAGGGCCAGTACGTCGCGGAGGGGGATCCGCTGTTCGAGATCGCCGACCTGTCGCACGTCTGGATCCTCGCCCAGGTCTTCGAGGGCCAGGTCGGCCTCGTGAGGGTCGGCCAGCCGGTCGAGGCGACCGTCGAGGCGTACCCGGGCGAGGTCTTCAAGGGGCACGTCGCCTTCCGCGACCCGGCGCTCAACCCCGCCACCCGGACCATGGCCGTCCGCTACGACCTGGAGAACGCCGACGGACGGCTCCAACCCGGCATGTTCGCGACCGTGACCCTGAAGACCCCCGCGGCCGAGTCCCCCGCGTTCCGCAGCCGCATGGCCAAGGCCGCGGCCCGGCCGTCGCCCGGCGCCGCGGGTCACGGCGACTCGGCCGCCGAGCTGACGGTCGAGCAGCAGGAGAAATGCCCGGTCACCAGGGCGAAGCTCGGATCGATGGGCGACCCGATCCCCGTCCAGCTCGCCAGCCGGAAGGTCTGGGTCTGCTGCAACTCGTGCACGACGAAGCTGAAGGACCACCCCGACCGGTTCCTCGCCCGGCTCGAATCCCGGCCGGCGGGCGAGGTCCTCTCGATCCCGGAATCGGCCGTGATCGACACCGGCGACCGCAAGGTGGTCTACGTCGAGTCCGAGCCGGGCGTCTTCGAAGGGCGGCCGGTCGTCCTCGGCGCCCGCAACGGCGACCGCTACCCGGTCCTCGAGGGGCTCTCCGTCGGCGACCGCGTCGCCGCCGCCGGCGCCTTCCTGATCGACGCCGAATCCCGGCTCACGCAGGGCTCCTCGCAGGCGGCGGCCCCCGCGCCGGACGCCGCGGCCGCGGCGCAGCACGCACACTGAGCCGGGGGCCCCGCCCATGATCGAGCGCGTCATCGAGTGGTCCATCCGGAACCGCTACCTGGTCATCCTGGCGGCCCTGGCGCTCGGTGGCCTGGGCGCGAGGGCGATGATGACGATGCCGGTGGACGCGATCCCGGACCTGTCGGAGAACCAGGTCATCGTCTTCACCGACTGGATGGGCCGCAGCCCCCAGGAGATCGAGGACCAGGTCACGTATCCGCTCTCGGTGAACCTCCAGGGGCTGGCCGGGGTGAAGGTCGTGCGGTCGTCGAGCGAGTTCAACTTCTCGATGATCACGATCATCTTCGACGAGGCGACGGACTACTACTTCGCCCGCCAGAGGGTCCTCGAGAAGCTCTCCATCGCCACCACGTTCCTGCCCCCCGGCGTGACGCCCTACCTGGCGCCCGACGCCACCGCCGTCGGGCAGATCTTCTGGTACACCGTGGAGGGCGACGGCCGCGACCTCGCCGAGCTGCGGTCGGTCCAGGACTGGTTCGTCCGCTACCAGCTGGGCAGCGTCCCGGGCGTGGCCGAGGTCGCCTCCGTCGGCGGCGCCCCGAAGGAGTATCAGATCGACCTCGACCCGAACAAGCTCCGGGCCTACGACGTCAGCCTGGGCGAGATCTATTCGGCCGTCGCCCGGTCCAATTCCTCCGTCGGCGGCCGGGTCATCCACCAGGGGAATGCCGAGTACCTGATCCGCTCGGTCGGCTGGATCGAGGGCGTCGAGGACATCCGCGACACGGTCGTCGCCCGGAGGGAGAACGGCACGCCGATCTCCGTCGGCCAGCTCGGGGCCGTGCAGGTCGGCCCGGCCTTCCGCCGCAGCGCCCTGGAGAAGGACGGCCGGGAGGTCGTCGGCGGCGTCGCCCTGATGCGATACGGCGAGAACCCGCTGGAGGTCACGCGACGGATCAAGGACAAGATCTCCTCGATCCAGGCCGGGCTGCCGGCGGGCGTCCGGATCGTCCCTTTCTACGACCGGACGCCGCTGATCCACCGGGCGATCGAGACCGTGAGCGGCACCGTCCGGGAGGAGCTCCTCGTCTGCTCGGTGGCGATCCTCGTGGTCATGGGGCATCTCGGCGGCGCGTTCGTCGTCTCGCTCACGCTGCCGATGGCGATCCTCTTCAGCTTCCTCCTGATGCGGCTGGCCGGCGTCTCGTCCAACATCATGAGCCTGGCCGGGATCGCCATCAGCGTCGGGATCCTGATCGACCAGGCCGTGGTCATGGCGGAGAACGCCGCGCATCACCTGACGCGGCGGTTCGGCCGGGAGAAGGTCCGGGGCGACACCACGGAGATCATCGTCGCCGCCTGCCGCACCGTCGGGCGGCCGATCTTCTTCTCCGTGCTGATCACGATCCTCTCGTTCCTGCCGGTCTTCGCGCTGTCGGGCCGCGAGGGGAAGCTCTTCCACCCGCTCGCCTACACCAAGACCTTCGCCCTCGTCGGCGTGGCGATCCTCTCCATCACGCTCGTGCCGGCCCTGATCCCGATCTTCCTCCGCGGCCGGATCCGCTCCGAGGACGAGAACCCGCTCGTGCGGACGATGATCGAGATCTTCAAGCCGATGCTCTCCTGGCTGATGGACCGGCCGATGCTCGTCTGCTGGTCGTTCGCCGTGATCGTCGGCCTCGGCTACGTGGCCTCGACGCACCTGGGCAACGAGTTCATGCCGGCGCTCGACGAGGGCTCGATCCTGGAGATGCCGACGACCGTGCCGCGGGTCTCGCTGACCCAGGCGGCCGACGACCTCCGGGTGCGCGACGCCCTGCTCCGCGGCTTCCCGGAGGTCTGGCAGGTCGTCGGCAAGGCCGGACGGGCGGACACGCCGACCGACCCCTCCGGGCTGGACATGATCGAGACGGTCATCAACCTCCGCGACCGCCCCCTCTGGCCCAGGCGGATGCTCCGGCTCGAGGACGCGGCCGCCCAGGCCGGCGTCGTCCTCACCGCCCTGGAGTCGGGGGGCCTGGTCCCGCCCGCCCCCGCCGACCGCCGCCAGGGGCTGATCGACGAGGCCGTCATGGGGATCCTCACGAAGCTCGACGGGGCCCTCCGCGACCTGGCCGCGCTCCGGCTGGCGGAATTCCGGCCCGAGCTGGGACGCGCCCTCGTCGGCGACGCGATCGACGAGCTGCTCCGCCGTGTCGACCCGAGGGCGGTGAGGCGGACGCCGGACGCCCCGGCGCGGGCGGCGATCGCCGAGGCCCTGGCCCCGTCATACGCCGATCGCCTCGCCACCGAGCCGCTCCGCGACGACGTTTCCGGGCTCATCAAGGAGGCCTCGGGCCGGCTCGTCGAGCTCGGTCTCCTGGAGGCGCGGCCGGACCTGCTGAGCCCCGCTCCGGGCGCGTGGGAGCGGGCCCGCGACGCCGCCTGGCAATTGCTGGGCGAGCCCCCCGCGAGCCTGGACGACCGCATCACCGACCGCGTCGCCGAGGCGCACGCCCGGCGGCTCCGGGAGCGGGTCGGGCGGCTCAACTGGGAGCTCTTCGATCGCGGCGTGGACATCATCAACCGCGCGGCCGTCGAGGAGCTCACGCGGCTGGCGGGCGATCCGAAGTCGGACGCCGGGGGCCGGGCGGACCGGCTCCGGACCCTCCAGGACGAGCTCCGCAAGCCGCTGTCCGACCGCCTGATCCTGTGGCCGAAGACCAAGAACGACCTGGTCTCGGAGATGGACTCCGCCGTCCAGATGCCGGGGTGGGGCAACATCTTCACGCAGCCGATCATGGCTCGGATCGAGATGCTCTCCACCGGCGTCCGCTCGCAGGTCGCGGTCAAGATCTTCGGCGACGACCTGGGCAAGATCCAGGCGGTCAGCCAGGAGGTCGCGGCCGTCCTGCGCACGGTGCCCGGCGCCGCGAACGTCGTGCCCGACCAGATCGTCGGCAAGGGCTACGTGGAGATCCGGATCGACCGCAAGAAGGCCGCCCGCTACGGGGTCTCCGTGGGGGACATCCAGGACGTCGTCGAGGTGGCGATGGGCGGCAAGCCCCTGACGATGACCGTCGAGAAGCGGGAGCGCTATCCCGTCCGCGTGCGGTACGCCCGGGCCTTCCGCGACGACGTCGAGGCCCTGAAGCGGATCCTGGTCGCCGGGGGCTCCGGCATGGCGGCGCAGGCCGGCGGCACGGGCGGCGGATCCGGCGGCATGGGCATGGGCGGTTCGGGGGGCTCGTCGAGCCCCGCGGCGGCCGCGCCCGCCGTGCCGATGCAGGTGCCGCTGGCCTCGGTGGCCGACGTCAGGGTCGTCGAGGGCCCGTCGATGATCAAGAGCGAGAACGGACGCCTTCGCGCCTACGTCCAGCTCGCGGTCCGCGGCCGCGACGAGACGGGCTTCGTCGAGGAGGCTCGCCGGGTGGTCGAGCGGAAGGTCGCCCTGCCGGCCGGGATGTACGTCGAATGGTCGGGCCAGTTCGAGCACCAGGTCCGGGCGCGGCAGACCCTGCGGATCGTCTTCCCCGCGGTGATCGCCGTGATCGTCTTCATCCTCTACCTGACCTACCGGAGCGTCGTGGACACGCTGCTGATGATGACGAGCGTGCTCGGGGCGCTCGCGGGCGGGGCCATCTTCCAATGGCTCTTCGGGTTCCACTTCAGCGTCGCGGTCTGGGTGGGGTACATCGCCTGCTTCGGCATGGCGGTGGAGACCGGCGTCGTGATGCTCGTCTACCTCCGCGAGGCGATCGACGAGCGCGGCGGGCTGGCGCGGATCGACTCCGTCGCCGAGCTCAAGCGGGCGGTGCTCGAGGGCGCCGTCCACCGGCTGCGGCCCAAGCTCCTCACCGAGGGGGCGGCGATCATCTCGATCGCCCCAATGCTCTGGGCGACGGGCGTCGGCGCCGAGGTTATCCGCCCGATGGCCGCGCCGGTCCTCGGCGGCCTGCTGATCGCCGACGAGGTCATCGACGTCTTCCTCCCAGTCCTCTACTTCGCCGTGCAGAAGCGGCGGTGGAACCGGCTGAACGGCATCAGCCTCTTCCGACCCGCTGTAATTCATGAGGCTCAAGATGGGTCCGGGGTGATTACATCGATCCCTGCGGGCAGCTAAAGACGTACGGATGCTCAACCTCATACAACGTGAGATTCGTCAGGCCGGTCCAAACCGTCAACGGCTTAGATGTAAACACATGAAAATATTAAGTTATTTACGAATCAAAATCACGTATTTGCATGATGCTTCATCCATACAGAAGGAGAACTCACGTGCGATTCTCTCGCCCAGCCGCTGCATTTGCCGTCTCAGTCGTCGTCGTGGCCACGGTCACCCTAGGTGCCCTGGCCCAATCGGGGCAATTCGTCCGGGATCGTGCCCTCCCCAAACCCGACGAGATTGTCGACGCAAGGGCCGTGCGTGCGGCTCCAGCCGTCGCCACCGCAATCGCCTACAACCCTGCCATGGAGGTCACGGTTAACCCGGACTTGCAACTTGACGCGCCGTCTCAGTTGATCTATCAGCAAATGGCGAACACTCTCAAAGGAAGCGGCTTCGTGCCGAACGCCAGGCTGACCTACTACAGCTCGGTGAACAATCAGGGCAGCTACTCAATCACCGGTTGGCTGGCATTCATAGAGAATGTCCAGCCAGATGGCAGCGGGGGATACATAGTGACCATCAGCGTGTCCCCGGCGATCAATGACGCGAGCTACAGCTTGAACTCAGTCGTAGCTGATTTCAACTATACCGAGAAATACCATATTCCTAATAATTCATTTACATATATCGACTCGTTCGATGCCGAAGGTCTTGCCGGTCAGTACCCAGCTATCCTTCGCCTTTAGGTGATGGATCAACGACCCTCTTGCCTTCGCGGCTGGCTTTCCCATGGATTGCCACCGTGACGCAAGCCGACCTCGCCAAATTGGGGCGCGACGAGCTGTTGGACCCGATCCTCGAGCAGGCGGCCGCGATCGCGGCGCCGGAGCCGAAGGTCGAGGGGCTGACGCGCTCGGGCAAGCGGCAGGCGGCGTTCCCACCTCCGGGGGGGCGCGGAAGCAGGCCCCCGAGCGGCCCGGCCGCAAGCCGGGCCGGGGGATGTCTCGGCATCGCGAGGGCCCGTCGCCCGAGCGATTCTCCGAGCCCCCGGTCGAGTCCCCGTCGAGCAGCCGGCCTGCGGCGGCGAGCCGGCCTTCGAGCGCGTCGAGGAGGCCTCGATCACCGACCTCCCCGAGGTCATCCGGCCCCTCGTCCGGACCTTCCGCCCGACGACGCTGTCGCGGGCCCTCTCGGGGACGGAGCCGCTCGACGCCGTCTCCGGCTCACCCATCCCGCCGCCCCCGGCCCCGCCTGAGCCACACGCCAGGTCGCTAATCAATTCCATCGCGCCCCTCGTCAGGCAGGCCTTCCCCGGGAGGCCGCATCCACGCAATCCTAATCCAGTCGATACTCGCCCGGTTTCCTCGAATCAAACCCCCGGCGGGGCGAATTCACCTCAAAGGATACGACCGGCCGTGGGAAGGTTTCCCGCGGGGGCCGTTCCGCCATCCGAGCGGAAATGTCCTACAGTGCTTCTGGAGTGGGAATTCAGCACCCCCGAGGAGACCATGAAACCCCTGTTCGTTCGCTTCAAGGGCGGGCGACGTCGCATCGCCTGGATCAAGCTGTTCGCATTCTGCACGCTGGTGGTCGCCTTAACCGCCGCGGCGTTCGAGGGCGGCTGGTACCTGATCTCCGGCCGCACCGGCCTGGGACCGGTGCTCGCGTCGCTCGTGCCGAGCATGCTCATCGTCTGCCGTGCCGTCGCCCAGACGCTGTCGTACCAGTACCAGG from Aquisphaera giovannonii includes these protein-coding regions:
- a CDS encoding efflux RND transporter periplasmic adaptor subunit produces the protein MNAEGSSVRDGDGNGEAAAPELSRWQKVRLVVKVVELRLRFVAIMAATGLTFAYWDTLRSYYEKHTRPPVEVADASAGHEFFCPMHPAVVQAEPGNCPICGMPLSKRKKGEKAALPEGVVSRVQLAPFRVIQAGIRTVEPEAVPLSESLTTVGTVSFDERRLARISSKLKGMSRVESLAVNFTGVSVKAGDVLAEVYSPELYQTVRELLLARERARELSSLGGGTGSTARALLGGGEDLARLAEEKLSLWGITKVQVDEILREGKASPRMRIVAPTGGVVVRKNVVEGQYVAEGDPLFEIADLSHVWILAQVFEGQVGLVRVGQPVEATVEAYPGEVFKGHVAFRDPALNPATRTMAVRYDLENADGRLQPGMFATVTLKTPAAESPAFRSRMAKAAARPSPGAAGHGDSAAELTVEQQEKCPVTRAKLGSMGDPIPVQLASRKVWVCCNSCTTKLKDHPDRFLARLESRPAGEVLSIPESAVIDTGDRKVVYVESEPGVFEGRPVVLGARNGDRYPVLEGLSVGDRVAAAGAFLIDAESRLTQGSSQAAAPAPDAAAAAQHAH
- a CDS encoding efflux RND transporter permease subunit gives rise to the protein MIERVIEWSIRNRYLVILAALALGGLGARAMMTMPVDAIPDLSENQVIVFTDWMGRSPQEIEDQVTYPLSVNLQGLAGVKVVRSSSEFNFSMITIIFDEATDYYFARQRVLEKLSIATTFLPPGVTPYLAPDATAVGQIFWYTVEGDGRDLAELRSVQDWFVRYQLGSVPGVAEVASVGGAPKEYQIDLDPNKLRAYDVSLGEIYSAVARSNSSVGGRVIHQGNAEYLIRSVGWIEGVEDIRDTVVARRENGTPISVGQLGAVQVGPAFRRSALEKDGREVVGGVALMRYGENPLEVTRRIKDKISSIQAGLPAGVRIVPFYDRTPLIHRAIETVSGTVREELLVCSVAILVVMGHLGGAFVVSLTLPMAILFSFLLMRLAGVSSNIMSLAGIAISVGILIDQAVVMAENAAHHLTRRFGREKVRGDTTEIIVAACRTVGRPIFFSVLITILSFLPVFALSGREGKLFHPLAYTKTFALVGVAILSITLVPALIPIFLRGRIRSEDENPLVRTMIEIFKPMLSWLMDRPMLVCWSFAVIVGLGYVASTHLGNEFMPALDEGSILEMPTTVPRVSLTQAADDLRVRDALLRGFPEVWQVVGKAGRADTPTDPSGLDMIETVINLRDRPLWPRRMLRLEDAAAQAGVVLTALESGGLVPPAPADRRQGLIDEAVMGILTKLDGALRDLAALRLAEFRPELGRALVGDAIDELLRRVDPRAVRRTPDAPARAAIAEALAPSYADRLATEPLRDDVSGLIKEASGRLVELGLLEARPDLLSPAPGAWERARDAAWQLLGEPPASLDDRITDRVAEAHARRLRERVGRLNWELFDRGVDIINRAAVEELTRLAGDPKSDAGGRADRLRTLQDELRKPLSDRLILWPKTKNDLVSEMDSAVQMPGWGNIFTQPIMARIEMLSTGVRSQVAVKIFGDDLGKIQAVSQEVAAVLRTVPGAANVVPDQIVGKGYVEIRIDRKKAARYGVSVGDIQDVVEVAMGGKPLTMTVEKRERYPVRVRYARAFRDDVEALKRILVAGGSGMAAQAGGTGGGSGGMGMGGSGGSSSPAAAAPAVPMQVPLASVADVRVVEGPSMIKSENGRLRAYVQLAVRGRDETGFVEEARRVVERKVALPAGMYVEWSGQFEHQVRARQTLRIVFPAVIAVIVFILYLTYRSVVDTLLMMTSVLGALAGGAIFQWLFGFHFSVAVWVGYIACFGMAVETGVVMLVYLREAIDERGGLARIDSVAELKRAVLEGAVHRLRPKLLTEGAAIISIAPMLWATGVGAEVIRPMAAPVLGGLLIADEVIDVFLPVLYFAVQKRRWNRLNGISLFRPAVIHEAQDGSGVITSIPAGS